Proteins encoded by one window of Ulvibacter sp. MAR_2010_11:
- a CDS encoding S41 family peptidase, producing the protein MKKKIIVPLIALGILFSAASFKSDFFEIAKQIEIFTTLFKELNMNYVDEVTPAILMDKAIKGMLEDLDPYTVYWNEQAVEDAYINNSGAYTGIGATARSEKDKIIIVEPYKDYPADKAGLKAGDEIIKIGTVNISDVEDDAGELLKGAPNSQVEVTYLRQGKSNTTTITRSAVDVKAVPYFKLLNNDIGYIVLSSFNRKTTMETKGALEDLKSQGAKKIILDLRGNPGGLLTEAINIVNLFVPKGEVITTTKSVIEKYNKTYKTTKDPVDTEIPLVVLVNGRSASASEIVSGGLQDLDRAVIVGARSFGKGLVQRPKKLTYGTQLKVTISRYYTPSGRCIQALDYWNRDENGDPIRVDAKKYNQFKTKGGRTVYDGGGILPDIEVETAVFSPITTALLKDNVIFNYATQYYYSHQMTDSKNFSFSETDFQDFLRFLKQNNFNYETETEKEFAKALRRAEDDDLQTEIGSSYNQLMAAIDVAKDKAVVAKKAEIKSLLSDEILKRYFYREGLYDYQVTHNPEILEAVSLLNDTNKYNRILR; encoded by the coding sequence ATGAAAAAGAAAATTATCGTTCCCTTAATCGCACTCGGAATTTTATTCTCCGCGGCGAGTTTTAAAAGTGATTTCTTTGAAATTGCCAAGCAAATAGAAATATTTACAACGCTCTTCAAGGAGCTGAACATGAATTATGTAGATGAAGTGACTCCGGCAATTTTAATGGACAAGGCCATCAAGGGAATGCTTGAAGATCTGGATCCCTATACCGTGTATTGGAACGAACAGGCAGTAGAAGATGCGTATATCAATAATTCGGGAGCATATACCGGAATTGGCGCTACGGCTCGATCTGAAAAAGATAAAATAATCATTGTTGAACCTTATAAAGATTATCCCGCAGACAAGGCCGGACTCAAGGCAGGGGATGAGATTATTAAAATTGGAACGGTCAATATTTCCGATGTTGAAGACGATGCAGGAGAATTGTTAAAAGGCGCTCCCAACTCACAAGTTGAAGTTACTTATTTGCGTCAGGGGAAATCGAATACCACAACCATCACGCGTTCTGCGGTCGATGTTAAGGCGGTGCCCTATTTCAAATTACTAAATAACGACATTGGCTACATTGTGCTTTCTTCCTTTAACAGAAAAACAACTATGGAAACCAAAGGGGCGTTAGAAGATTTAAAATCACAAGGGGCTAAGAAAATCATCCTCGATTTACGAGGAAATCCCGGCGGATTGCTGACTGAAGCGATTAATATTGTTAATCTTTTTGTTCCGAAAGGAGAGGTGATTACCACCACCAAATCGGTGATTGAGAAGTACAACAAAACCTATAAAACCACCAAAGATCCGGTTGATACGGAAATTCCGTTGGTGGTATTGGTAAACGGCCGAAGCGCCTCAGCAAGTGAAATTGTTTCGGGTGGATTACAAGATCTGGATCGTGCCGTAATTGTTGGCGCGCGAAGTTTCGGGAAGGGGTTGGTGCAACGTCCTAAAAAGTTAACTTATGGAACTCAGTTAAAAGTTACTATTTCCCGTTATTATACTCCCAGCGGACGATGTATACAGGCGTTGGATTACTGGAATAGAGACGAAAACGGTGATCCAATTCGTGTAGATGCAAAAAAATACAATCAGTTTAAAACCAAAGGTGGCCGAACAGTTTATGACGGAGGAGGAATTTTACCCGATATTGAAGTGGAAACAGCTGTCTTTAGCCCAATTACAACGGCCTTATTAAAAGACAACGTGATATTTAACTATGCCACGCAGTATTATTACAGCCATCAAATGACCGATTCGAAGAATTTTAGCTTTTCTGAAACCGATTTTCAGGACTTTTTACGCTTTCTGAAGCAGAATAACTTCAACTACGAAACAGAAACAGAAAAGGAATTTGCCAAAGCTTTGCGCCGTGCCGAAGATGATGATCTTCAGACTGAAATTGGTTCGAGTTACAACCAATTAATGGCAGCCATAGACGTGGCAAAAGACAAGGCGGTTGTGGCAAAAAAGGCCGAAATTAAATCGTTATTGAGTGACGAAATTTTGAAGCGCTACTTCTACCGAGAAGGTTTATACGACTATCAGGTAACTCACAATCCTGAAATTTTAGAAGCCGTCTCATTGTTAAACGATACCAACAAATACAACCGAATTCTTAGGTAG
- a CDS encoding DUF4349 domain-containing protein: MKLFSSILFLFFLACGGPASDNGVMVADEEMAGYKLEPEMASMDGVLQSIDGSESTEIQEQKIIKTANLVFETQKPEETHQKILQLAQQYKGTVQNDNSGKGYNRLFRNLTVRVPTESFHNFIAGVSEGVDYFDQREISQQDVSEEFVDLEARLKAKRELEKRYLELLSQAKSVKDMLEIERELSNIREEIEAKQGRLQFLQNRVSMSTVTIEFYKITSETGITQSYGQKMKNAFQGGWDGISVFFLGLLYLWPLFLLIGIAILVIRWIIRRRKKK, translated from the coding sequence ATGAAACTATTTAGCAGTATACTTTTTTTGTTTTTTTTAGCCTGTGGCGGACCTGCATCCGATAATGGAGTAATGGTGGCCGATGAAGAAATGGCCGGTTATAAGTTGGAGCCTGAAATGGCTAGTATGGATGGGGTTTTACAATCGATAGATGGCTCGGAAAGCACTGAAATTCAGGAGCAAAAAATCATTAAGACAGCTAATTTGGTTTTTGAAACACAAAAGCCCGAAGAAACACACCAAAAAATTCTTCAACTGGCGCAGCAATACAAAGGGACTGTACAAAACGACAACAGCGGAAAGGGCTATAACCGCTTATTCCGAAATCTTACAGTGCGAGTTCCTACCGAAAGCTTTCATAATTTTATTGCCGGCGTTTCCGAAGGAGTTGATTACTTCGATCAGCGTGAAATCTCACAACAAGACGTCTCCGAAGAGTTTGTAGACCTGGAAGCCCGGCTCAAAGCCAAACGAGAACTTGAAAAACGCTATCTCGAGCTGTTAAGTCAGGCGAAAAGCGTGAAAGACATGCTCGAAATTGAGCGGGAATTGTCAAATATTCGGGAAGAAATTGAAGCTAAGCAAGGTAGGCTTCAGTTTTTACAGAATCGCGTCTCGATGAGCACCGTGACCATCGAATTTTATAAAATTACTTCAGAAACAGGTATTACACAGTCCTACGGACAAAAAATGAAAAATGCTTTCCAAGGCGGTTGGGATGGAATTTCGGTATTTTTCCTTGGCTTATTATATCTGTGGCCGTTGTTTTTACTTATAGGAATCGCCATTTTAGTAATACGTTGGATTATAAGAAGACGTAAAAAGAAATAG
- the rnpA gene encoding ribonuclease P protein component, translated as MNFRLPKHEKLKSRKTIEALFLEGKSLTKFPVKVFYLPLENLETFQAAFAVPKRNFKSAVTRNRIKRQLRETYRLQKEVLRANNGPKFALLFLYISKDKPQYVTLEASMRFLLKLLANETI; from the coding sequence ATGAATTTCCGGTTACCGAAACACGAAAAATTAAAAAGCCGCAAAACAATCGAAGCCTTGTTTTTGGAGGGTAAATCGTTGACCAAATTTCCAGTAAAAGTGTTTTATCTTCCGCTTGAAAATCTGGAAACTTTCCAGGCTGCTTTTGCAGTTCCAAAGCGAAATTTTAAAAGTGCCGTGACTAGAAATCGTATAAAAAGGCAGCTTCGGGAAACGTATCGCCTTCAAAAAGAGGTGTTGCGCGCTAATAACGGCCCAAAATTTGCGTTGTTATTTTTATATATTAGTAAGGACAAACCGCAGTACGTCACTTTGGAGGCTTCCATGCGATTTCTGCTTAAACTTTTAGCAAATGAAACTATTTAG
- a CDS encoding M1 family metallopeptidase produces MNRVLASIFTLLLVATAVGQNTTGYWQQKVDYKMEIDMDVKTYQYKGKQDLVYTNNSPDTLNRVFYHLHFNAFQPGSEMDVRSQTISDADDRVADKISKLTPSEIGYIKPTLLTQDGKPVKYEVVGTILEVTLNTSILPGKSTSFHMDWDAQVPLQVRRSGRNNEEGIALSMTQWYPKLAEYDFEGWHADPYIAREFHGVWGDYDVRITINSDYTIGGSGYLQNPAEIGHGYQEPGQKTMKPVKGKYTWHFVAPNVHDFTWAADNNYIHDVYKGPNGVDLHFFYKNKPEIIENWKNLQPKTAELMEYFNKHLGPYPYKQYSVIQGGDGGMEYAMCTLITGERKFESLVGVTAHELAHTWFQFLLATNESKHEWMDEGFTSYISGEAMNVVMKENDPNPHAGSYRGYTFLAKSGKEQPQSTHADRYDSNRGYGISAYSKGAVFLAQLGYVIGEENLQKTLKRYFSEWKFKHPTPNDFIRVAEKVSGFELDWYLTDWTLTTNTIDYGIKSVSDTDGKTTVTLERVGLMPMPIDLYVQYEDGTQESFYIPLQMARAEKPNPFPDWKRTVLKDWAWAYPTYSFEIPSGKKVKTMMIDATMRMADINPENNGYGLN; encoded by the coding sequence ATGAATAGAGTTCTAGCAAGCATATTCACACTACTACTGGTTGCCACTGCAGTGGGACAAAATACAACCGGTTACTGGCAACAAAAGGTCGATTACAAAATGGAAATCGACATGGATGTTAAAACCTATCAATATAAAGGAAAACAGGATTTGGTGTATACCAATAATTCTCCCGATACCTTAAACAGGGTATTTTATCATCTGCATTTTAATGCCTTTCAGCCCGGAAGTGAAATGGATGTGCGATCACAGACTATTTCTGATGCCGACGATAGAGTGGCAGACAAAATTTCAAAGTTAACACCGTCAGAAATAGGCTATATAAAACCCACCTTGTTAACTCAGGATGGGAAGCCCGTAAAATATGAAGTGGTTGGAACCATCCTTGAAGTTACCTTGAATACATCAATCTTGCCCGGAAAAAGCACCTCGTTTCATATGGATTGGGACGCACAGGTTCCTTTACAAGTTAGAAGAAGCGGGCGCAATAACGAAGAGGGCATCGCTCTTTCAATGACGCAATGGTACCCGAAACTGGCAGAATATGATTTTGAAGGATGGCATGCCGATCCGTATATCGCGAGAGAATTTCACGGAGTTTGGGGAGATTACGATGTAAGAATTACAATTAATTCGGATTATACAATTGGTGGTTCCGGCTACCTTCAAAATCCGGCAGAAATTGGTCACGGGTATCAGGAACCCGGTCAAAAAACCATGAAGCCTGTAAAAGGAAAATACACATGGCACTTTGTAGCGCCCAATGTACACGATTTTACCTGGGCTGCAGACAACAACTATATTCACGATGTTTACAAAGGACCAAACGGAGTAGACTTACACTTTTTCTATAAAAACAAGCCTGAAATTATTGAAAACTGGAAGAATTTACAGCCAAAAACGGCCGAGTTGATGGAATATTTCAACAAGCATCTTGGGCCTTACCCTTACAAACAATATTCGGTGATTCAAGGGGGTGACGGCGGTATGGAATATGCAATGTGTACCCTTATTACAGGAGAGCGTAAGTTCGAAAGTCTGGTAGGAGTTACCGCACACGAATTGGCACATACCTGGTTTCAGTTTTTGTTGGCGACCAATGAGAGCAAACACGAATGGATGGATGAAGGGTTTACCTCTTATATTTCAGGAGAAGCCATGAATGTGGTGATGAAAGAAAACGATCCCAATCCGCATGCCGGTTCTTATCGGGGTTATACATTTTTAGCTAAAAGCGGCAAAGAGCAGCCGCAAAGCACGCACGCCGACCGATACGACAGCAATCGTGGCTATGGTATCTCTGCTTATAGCAAAGGAGCCGTTTTTCTGGCGCAGTTGGGTTATGTAATTGGGGAAGAAAATTTACAGAAAACATTGAAGCGTTACTTTAGCGAGTGGAAATTTAAACATCCTACTCCCAACGATTTTATTCGGGTAGCCGAAAAAGTTTCGGGCTTCGAGCTCGATTGGTATCTAACAGATTGGACGCTAACAACTAATACGATCGATTACGGAATTAAAAGTGTGTCTGACACAGATGGAAAAACAACCGTTACACTGGAGCGAGTTGGTTTGATGCCTATGCCTATCGATTTGTATGTACAATACGAAGACGGAACTCAGGAGTCGTTTTACATTCCGTTGCAAATGGCACGTGCCGAAAAACCAAATCCTTTTCCGGACTGGAAGCGCACTGTCTTGAAAGATTGGGCCTGGGCATATCCCACCTATTCTTTTGAAATTCCTTCAGGAAAAAAGGTAAAAACCATGATGATAGACGCGACAATGCGTATGGCGGATATCAATCCGGAGAATAACGGCTACGGATTAAACTAA
- a CDS encoding S8 family peptidase, with amino-acid sequence MKILKTTLLAAVSAAMLTGCGSSVAPMVSTPIENVDTLPLKTTDLTEVQYKEWSALDLLTDTIPGMSVNKAYSQIVANRKGQKVIVGVIDSGIDIEHEDLKNVIWVNKGEIAGNGKDDDNNGYVDDVHGWNFLGDIVAENMEYVRYLKKLAPKFEGKNDASVSAADRAEFALYQKAKAEYEKEYQEALGSKAQYEQILSQVKPAHASISKKLGKEKYTKQELAAIQNPTSEEQQHIGMLTQMLNFGDTVPEVIKQLTEGIEYFGGRLDTHFNLQKDFRTVLGDNPDDINDKFYGNGDVDGPDPKKADARHGTHVAGIIAAERNNGIGMNGVANNVEIMVVRAVPDGDEYDKDIALAIRYAVDNGAKVINTSFGKYYSPHPQWVWDAIKYASEKDVLIVNAAGNEGFNLDTIQVYPNDQEGVEAEMGDTFITIGALNYKYGGEMVADFSNYGKSNVDVFGPGVKIWSTTPLNTYEYLQGTSMAAPAVAGVAAMIRSYYPSLSAKQVKQILMDSGLSSKTPVVLGGDPSNTDNFTAVSKSGKMVNLYNALIMADKISK; translated from the coding sequence ATGAAAATTTTAAAAACGACCCTCCTTGCTGCTGTATCGGCCGCAATGCTCACCGGCTGCGGGAGCAGCGTGGCACCAATGGTTTCTACCCCAATTGAAAATGTGGATACCCTTCCGCTCAAAACGACCGATCTTACCGAAGTTCAATATAAAGAATGGAGCGCCTTAGACTTGTTGACGGATACAATTCCCGGGATGAGTGTAAATAAGGCCTATTCACAAATTGTCGCCAACAGAAAAGGTCAAAAAGTAATTGTGGGTGTGATTGATAGCGGTATCGATATTGAACATGAGGACTTGAAAAATGTAATATGGGTAAATAAGGGAGAGATTGCCGGTAACGGGAAAGATGATGATAATAACGGCTATGTGGACGATGTACACGGATGGAATTTTCTGGGAGATATTGTTGCTGAAAACATGGAATACGTTCGCTATTTGAAAAAATTGGCTCCTAAATTTGAAGGAAAGAATGATGCTTCAGTAAGCGCAGCAGACCGTGCCGAATTTGCTTTGTACCAAAAAGCAAAGGCCGAATATGAAAAAGAGTATCAAGAAGCTTTGGGCTCTAAAGCACAGTATGAGCAAATATTGTCTCAGGTAAAACCGGCTCACGCTTCAATTTCAAAAAAATTAGGAAAAGAAAAATATACCAAGCAAGAACTTGCAGCGATTCAAAATCCTACTTCCGAAGAACAACAACACATTGGAATGCTCACCCAAATGCTCAATTTTGGCGACACTGTTCCTGAAGTAATAAAACAACTTACGGAAGGCATCGAATATTTCGGTGGAAGACTGGATACGCATTTTAACCTTCAGAAAGATTTCAGAACGGTCTTGGGTGATAATCCCGACGATATCAACGATAAATTCTATGGCAACGGAGATGTTGACGGTCCGGACCCTAAAAAAGCAGATGCTCGACACGGTACTCACGTGGCGGGAATTATCGCTGCAGAACGTAACAATGGAATAGGAATGAACGGTGTTGCAAACAATGTAGAAATTATGGTGGTTCGTGCTGTCCCTGATGGTGACGAATACGACAAAGATATCGCCTTGGCCATTCGCTATGCGGTTGACAACGGTGCAAAAGTGATCAACACTAGCTTCGGAAAGTACTATTCTCCGCATCCGCAGTGGGTATGGGATGCTATTAAGTACGCTTCAGAGAAGGACGTTTTAATTGTAAATGCAGCCGGAAATGAAGGTTTCAATCTGGACACCATTCAGGTTTATCCAAACGACCAAGAAGGCGTTGAGGCCGAAATGGGAGACACCTTTATTACCATTGGAGCGCTTAACTACAAATACGGCGGGGAGATGGTTGCAGATTTTTCAAATTACGGAAAATCGAACGTGGATGTTTTCGGACCCGGTGTAAAAATCTGGTCGACTACCCCTTTAAATACCTACGAATACCTTCAGGGGACTTCGATGGCTGCTCCTGCGGTGGCCGGTGTGGCTGCGATGATTAGATCGTATTACCCTTCTCTTTCAGCAAAACAAGTAAAACAAATTTTAATGGATAGCGGGTTATCTTCAAAAACACCTGTAGTCTTAGGAGGAGATCCTTCGAACACCGATAATTTTACTGCAGTTTCAAAAAGCGGAAAAATGGTGAATTTATATAACGCCTTGATTATGGCCGATAAAATTTCCAAATAA
- a CDS encoding MBL fold metallo-hydrolase encodes MRLYPIEAGNFKLDGGAMFGVVPKSLWSRTNPADSNNMIDIAARCLLIENGDRLTLVDTGMGNKQSDKFYGYYYPWGDFTLDNSLKKLGFHRDDITDVFMTHLHFDHCGGSVQWNKDKTGYEPAFKNATFWSNERHWKWATQPNRREKASFLEENILPMQDSGQLKFVANPITDFSEAKELDFGIFFADGHTEKQMIPHIEYEGKTIVFMADLLPTAGHLPIPFVMGYDTRPLLTLPEKEKFLTAAADHNYYLFLEHDAHNQIITVKHTEKGIRLDSVFTFNELFN; translated from the coding sequence ATGAGGTTATACCCTATTGAGGCCGGAAATTTTAAATTGGATGGTGGTGCCATGTTTGGTGTTGTTCCTAAATCGTTGTGGTCTAGAACCAATCCTGCCGATAGCAATAATATGATTGATATAGCGGCACGCTGTTTGCTTATTGAAAACGGCGACCGATTAACACTTGTCGACACGGGAATGGGGAATAAACAGAGTGATAAATTTTACGGCTACTACTATCCCTGGGGAGATTTTACCTTAGATAATTCTTTGAAAAAACTAGGATTTCACCGGGATGATATCACCGACGTTTTTATGACTCATTTGCATTTTGACCATTGCGGCGGAAGTGTTCAATGGAACAAAGATAAAACCGGATATGAACCTGCCTTTAAAAACGCAACGTTCTGGAGCAATGAACGCCATTGGAAATGGGCCACACAGCCTAACCGTCGCGAAAAAGCTTCGTTTTTGGAAGAAAATATTCTTCCCATGCAAGATAGCGGCCAACTTAAGTTTGTCGCGAACCCGATTACAGATTTTAGTGAGGCAAAGGAGTTGGATTTCGGGATATTTTTTGCCGATGGACATACCGAAAAGCAAATGATTCCCCATATCGAATACGAAGGAAAAACAATTGTCTTTATGGCCGATTTGCTGCCTACTGCAGGTCATTTGCCCATTCCTTTTGTAATGGGTTACGACACCCGACCTTTGCTCACACTTCCTGAAAAAGAAAAATTTTTAACTGCGGCGGCAGACCATAACTATTACCTATTTTTAGAGCACGATGCTCACAACCAGATTATAACCGTAAAACATACCGAGAAAGGCATTCGTCTAGATTCGGTTTTTACTTTTAATGAACTTTTTAATTAA
- a CDS encoding sodium:proton antiporter — translation MLELAGIIILGILAQWVAWKFKIPAILPLILIGLLVGPISTLITEDGSQWIRPIWNNESGLFPGENLFYFVSLAIGIILFEGSLTLKRGEISKVGPVIGKLISLGATITFIGAGLAAHFVFGLNWRISFLFAALIIVTGPTVITPILRNIPLKKDVSAVLKWEGILIDPIGALVAVLIFEFITIGGNVGYSKQALLEFGKILLIGFSFGITGGFALYQAVKRKIIPHYLLNVVSLSIVLMVFVLSDLFAHESGLLAVVVMGMYLGNSDLPSLKELLYFKESLSVLLISILFILLAANISLDDLLLVYNWKTAILLAIVIFVLRPLSVFVSTHGSTLKTNEKVFISWVGPRGIVAAGIASLFGTKLVISGEPGAEYITPLVFAVVLTTVLLNATTARFFAKVVGVFLKTSEGILIVGASKASRLIATYLQKNNRHVVLVDSNRQSISMAKELGLEAINANIYSSELADNIELSDVGYLLAMTGNDEINKHAINRFGKEFGETGIFRLMNSEEAINQTNLDSKELFLTTHNYLQLTQVANNFPSIQEFPVDSQKQFLKLINIIEGDDNAAALFLKRPDGFLDIIGNPNEIEVTKDCHLVYLGKPMDFEDVVNATREGNKPITKNN, via the coding sequence ATGCTCGAACTCGCAGGAATAATAATTTTAGGAATTTTGGCACAATGGGTTGCCTGGAAGTTTAAAATTCCGGCAATTCTCCCCTTAATTCTTATAGGTCTTTTGGTGGGTCCTATTTCAACTTTGATAACCGAGGACGGCTCACAATGGATTCGGCCTATTTGGAATAATGAAAGTGGATTATTTCCGGGAGAGAATTTATTTTATTTTGTGTCTTTGGCTATTGGGATTATACTATTTGAAGGAAGCCTTACACTGAAGCGCGGAGAAATATCGAAGGTGGGCCCGGTAATTGGAAAACTAATCAGTTTAGGCGCCACCATAACCTTTATCGGTGCCGGATTAGCCGCTCATTTTGTTTTCGGACTCAACTGGAGGATATCCTTTTTGTTTGCGGCATTAATTATAGTAACAGGGCCAACCGTTATTACCCCTATTCTTCGAAATATTCCTTTAAAAAAGGATGTTTCGGCAGTATTAAAATGGGAAGGAATTTTAATCGATCCTATTGGTGCCTTGGTAGCGGTTTTAATTTTCGAATTTATAACTATTGGTGGAAATGTAGGATATTCCAAACAGGCATTGCTGGAATTCGGAAAGATATTGCTAATTGGATTTTCCTTTGGAATTACAGGAGGATTTGCTTTATATCAAGCCGTAAAACGTAAAATCATTCCCCATTACCTTTTAAATGTAGTGTCGCTGTCTATTGTCTTAATGGTCTTTGTCTTGAGCGATTTGTTTGCCCATGAGTCGGGCTTGCTTGCCGTTGTGGTTATGGGAATGTACCTTGGCAACAGTGATCTTCCTAGCTTAAAGGAATTACTTTATTTCAAGGAATCTTTAAGCGTATTGTTAATTTCTATATTGTTTATTCTGTTAGCGGCCAATATAAGTCTGGATGATTTGTTGCTGGTGTATAACTGGAAAACAGCGATTTTGTTGGCCATTGTAATATTTGTGCTCAGGCCGTTGAGTGTCTTTGTGAGCACACATGGCTCGACCTTAAAAACGAACGAGAAAGTCTTTATTAGCTGGGTCGGTCCCAGAGGTATCGTAGCGGCTGGGATTGCTTCCTTATTTGGAACCAAACTAGTAATAAGCGGCGAGCCCGGAGCAGAATATATTACCCCTTTGGTTTTTGCGGTGGTGTTAACAACAGTGTTGCTAAACGCAACTACAGCTCGATTTTTTGCAAAAGTTGTTGGAGTATTTTTAAAGACTTCGGAAGGAATTCTTATTGTGGGCGCCTCAAAGGCGTCGCGACTTATAGCAACGTATCTTCAGAAAAACAACCGGCATGTAGTGCTGGTTGATTCCAACCGTCAAAGCATTAGTATGGCCAAAGAACTGGGGCTGGAAGCCATAAATGCAAATATTTATTCCAGTGAATTAGCCGATAATATTGAGCTGAGCGACGTGGGTTATTTACTGGCAATGACCGGGAACGATGAAATTAACAAACACGCAATTAATCGCTTCGGAAAAGAGTTTGGGGAAACGGGAATTTTTAGATTGATGAATTCGGAAGAAGCTATCAATCAGACAAATTTAGATTCGAAAGAGCTGTTTTTAACAACACATAATTATTTGCAACTTACACAGGTGGCGAATAATTTTCCATCGATTCAGGAATTTCCGGTAGATTCTCAGAAGCAATTTTTAAAGCTTATAAATATAATTGAAGGCGATGACAATGCCGCTGCGTTATTTTTGAAACGACCGGATGGATTTTTAGATATAATTGGTAATCCCAATGAGATTGAGGTTACTAAAGACTGTCATTTGGTGTATCTGGGCAAGCCAATGGATTTTGAAGATGTGGTAAATGCAACCCGTGAGGGAAATAAGCCCATCACGAAAAATAATTAA
- a CDS encoding LytTR family transcriptional regulator DNA-binding domain-containing protein: protein MKSCIFSIALTLTSTCFSQNTSSVEIDSLLFRAQQFYKTHQDSALYYSNIAFVKAKELNNVKLIGKTVAQKTTYLISKKKYTEAERLLNINIENASKISPFDLGVTYANMGAINSLKEHRDTALENYLSAINIFEEISEYPYLARTYLNIGVIYENEGEIAQADFFYDKSLYYSGLDKNNGMSVTHDNIKRGGEDDFETKLKISNDALKSIENPSQSRLAAVIYHDLSKNYIDHSKYEEAIESAKKAIEIKNNIGYLENIDFSYFILGKSQVRLNRNEEGIRNLERAIALTEKRSLTALMYEMIVIGYRNKSDFKNAFNYSEQLSKIKDSIASFQENERIAEITGKYNVEKQTNEILRLEKANQENELLLSRQRSNRWQWATLSILFLISSLFLGRKLSTYIKRVKTIEIEKAAIVKKVEAKYIALNNKVKVYVKELDYIKSDGNYLEFYSGNKKVIDRNKLKEIADHLPPNFVQIHRSFIINKNSVQSLSATSVKLKTGVEIPVSRTFKHNLS, encoded by the coding sequence ATGAAATCGTGCATTTTTTCCATCGCTTTAACGCTCACATCCACTTGCTTTTCTCAAAACACTTCTTCCGTTGAGATAGACTCCTTGCTTTTCAGGGCACAACAGTTTTACAAAACCCATCAGGACAGTGCTTTATATTATTCCAACATTGCTTTTGTAAAAGCTAAAGAGCTTAACAACGTAAAACTCATTGGGAAAACCGTGGCGCAAAAGACCACTTATCTCATCAGTAAAAAAAAGTATACAGAAGCCGAAAGATTATTAAATATTAACATCGAAAATGCTTCAAAAATATCACCGTTCGACCTCGGTGTTACCTACGCAAATATGGGGGCCATAAATTCGCTTAAAGAACACAGAGATACGGCACTCGAGAATTATTTAAGCGCAATTAATATTTTTGAAGAAATAAGTGAATATCCCTATCTCGCCAGAACCTATTTAAACATTGGAGTAATTTATGAAAACGAAGGTGAGATAGCGCAGGCAGACTTTTTTTATGACAAATCACTATACTATTCCGGTCTCGATAAGAACAATGGTATGTCTGTAACGCATGACAACATTAAAAGAGGAGGAGAAGATGACTTTGAAACTAAACTGAAAATAAGCAACGACGCATTAAAAAGCATCGAAAATCCTTCGCAATCAAGATTAGCGGCTGTTATTTATCACGATTTAAGCAAAAATTATATCGACCATTCAAAGTATGAGGAAGCAATTGAAAGTGCCAAAAAAGCGATTGAAATAAAAAACAATATTGGGTATCTGGAAAATATAGACTTCTCTTATTTCATCTTAGGGAAATCACAGGTTCGGCTCAATAGAAATGAAGAAGGCATCAGGAATCTTGAAAGGGCCATTGCTCTTACTGAAAAAAGGTCACTTACCGCTTTAATGTATGAGATGATTGTTATTGGATACAGGAACAAATCCGATTTTAAAAATGCGTTCAATTATTCCGAACAACTTTCAAAAATAAAAGATTCCATTGCTTCCTTTCAGGAAAACGAACGTATTGCCGAAATAACCGGAAAGTACAATGTCGAAAAACAGACCAATGAAATTCTAAGGCTGGAAAAGGCCAATCAGGAAAACGAACTTTTGCTGTCCCGACAGAGAAGCAATAGGTGGCAGTGGGCAACACTCTCCATTTTATTTCTAATTAGTTCTCTCTTTCTTGGCAGAAAACTCAGTACATATATAAAAAGAGTAAAAACAATAGAGATTGAAAAAGCTGCCATTGTGAAAAAGGTCGAGGCAAAATATATTGCCTTAAATAATAAGGTGAAAGTGTATGTAAAAGAATTGGACTATATAAAATCTGACGGGAATTATCTCGAGTTCTATTCGGGAAACAAAAAAGTGATTGACAGAAATAAACTGAAAGAAATTGCCGATCACTTACCTCCTAATTTTGTTCAAATACATCGCTCATTTATCATTAATAAAAATTCCGTTCAGTCCTTAAGTGCTACCTCCGTGAAACTTAAAACAGGTGTTGAAATACCTGTTTCAAGAACATTCAAACACAATCTTTCTTAA